In Novipirellula galeiformis, one DNA window encodes the following:
- a CDS encoding gamma carbonic anhydrase family protein produces MSERQIDPVFRPEKIDPSAFVADNVTICGDVTIGESSSVWFGSVVRGDTEFVRIGKRTNIQDLSLLHTDHDAPCQIGDDVTVGHSAVVHGATVEDGALIGIRAVVLSRAKIGAGAIVAAGAVVTEGAVIPPGKLAVGVPAKVIADVTPEQRQRLIETAQHYVDSAAVYKAAKTEA; encoded by the coding sequence ATGTCGGAACGTCAAATCGATCCTGTTTTTCGTCCTGAAAAAATTGATCCCTCTGCGTTTGTCGCGGACAACGTCACCATTTGTGGGGATGTTACGATCGGCGAATCCTCAAGTGTGTGGTTCGGATCGGTCGTGCGAGGGGATACCGAGTTCGTGCGTATCGGCAAGCGAACCAACATTCAAGATTTGTCGCTGTTGCACACCGATCACGATGCGCCCTGCCAAATTGGCGATGACGTGACGGTGGGGCATTCCGCGGTCGTGCATGGTGCTACGGTCGAAGACGGCGCGTTGATCGGGATTCGCGCGGTCGTGCTCAGCCGAGCGAAGATCGGGGCCGGTGCGATCGTCGCTGCCGGGGCGGTTGTCACCGAAGGAGCGGTCATTCCACCAGGTAAATTGGCCGTGGGGGTGCCTGCGAAGGTCATCGCCGATGTGACGCCCGAACAACGTCAGCGATTGATCGAAACGGCGCAGCACTACGTCGATTCCGCAGCCGTCTACAAGGCTGCAAAGACGGAAGCGTGA
- the accC gene encoding acetyl-CoA carboxylase biotin carboxylase subunit: MIKKILIANRGEIALRVIRACREMGIGSVAVYSQADVDSMHVKLADEAYCVGKPRSSDSYLKIDQIIAAAEVAGVDAIHPGYGFLAENAHFNEVCRSSGFEFIGPSPQAMEKLGDKNTARSMAIANKVPVVPGSDGLIDNDADAVEIAKKIGFPVLIKATAGGGGKGMRVAVDEQSLSTALSQARTEAEAAFGNGGVYLERYVGSPRHVEVQVIADSHGNVCHLFERDCSVQRRHQKLIEEAPSPSLPEDRRIEICEAAVRMIRGAEYTNAATVEFIVDTDNNFYFIEVNARIQVEHPVTEMITGIDLIKEQIRVAAGEKLSFRQEDVKCQGAAIECRINAEDPDKNFQPNPGRIEKMFVPGGMGVRFDSHVYAGYTVPPHYDSMIGKLIIHRPTRAEAIATMRRALREMQVEGICTTTSFHDKVLQHPEFLEGRHDTKFVEREFLS; the protein is encoded by the coding sequence GTGATTAAAAAAATCCTGATTGCCAATCGTGGCGAGATCGCGTTGCGCGTGATTCGTGCTTGCCGTGAAATGGGTATTGGTTCGGTGGCGGTGTACAGCCAAGCCGACGTTGACTCCATGCACGTCAAATTGGCCGATGAAGCTTATTGTGTGGGCAAACCACGCAGCAGCGATAGCTATTTGAAAATCGATCAAATCATCGCTGCGGCGGAAGTGGCTGGCGTGGATGCGATTCATCCCGGCTATGGCTTCCTTGCCGAGAATGCCCACTTTAACGAAGTCTGTCGCTCCAGCGGATTTGAGTTCATCGGGCCAAGCCCTCAAGCGATGGAAAAGCTTGGCGACAAGAACACCGCTCGCTCGATGGCGATCGCGAACAAGGTTCCGGTCGTTCCAGGCAGTGATGGCTTGATCGACAATGACGCGGATGCGGTCGAGATCGCCAAAAAAATCGGCTTCCCTGTTTTGATCAAAGCGACCGCCGGTGGTGGTGGCAAAGGGATGCGAGTCGCCGTGGACGAGCAATCGTTGTCGACGGCATTGTCGCAAGCACGTACCGAAGCCGAAGCGGCATTCGGGAATGGCGGCGTTTACCTTGAACGGTATGTCGGTTCGCCACGTCACGTCGAAGTTCAAGTGATTGCCGACTCGCATGGCAATGTTTGCCATTTGTTCGAGCGTGATTGCAGCGTGCAACGACGTCACCAAAAGTTGATCGAAGAAGCACCGAGTCCAAGTCTTCCCGAAGATCGACGAATCGAAATCTGTGAAGCGGCGGTGCGGATGATTCGTGGTGCGGAATACACCAATGCCGCAACAGTCGAGTTTATCGTTGACACCGATAACAATTTCTACTTCATCGAAGTCAATGCACGGATTCAAGTCGAGCATCCTGTGACCGAGATGATCACTGGGATCGATTTGATCAAGGAACAAATTCGTGTTGCCGCTGGCGAAAAGCTTTCGTTCCGACAAGAGGACGTGAAGTGCCAAGGTGCTGCGATTGAATGTCGGATCAACGCCGAAGATCCCGACAAGAACTTCCAGCCCAATCCGGGACGGATAGAGAAGATGTTTGTCCCAGGGGGGATGGGAGTGCGGTTCGATTCCCATGTCTACGCCGGTTACACCGTGCCACCGCATTACGATTCGATGATTGGCAAATTGATCATTCATCGACCGACCCGTGCCGAAGCGATCGCGACGATGCGGCGGGCGCTGCGAGAAATGCAGGTCGAAGGGATCTGCACGACCACTTCGTTCCACGACAAAGTGCTGCAGCACCCTGAGTTTCTCGAAGGTCGCCACGACACGAAGTTCGTCGAACGCGAATTTTTGAGCTAA
- the accB gene encoding acetyl-CoA carboxylase biotin carboxyl carrier protein, with translation MSKGGKPGPDIFDIERLRMIVALMEEHELSEVDLQQGDEKIKLNRGSAAPVYVPTAAPAPVAAGSASAPAPAAADPHANTITIDAPMIGTFYSRANPESEPFVKVGQRVTEDTIVCIVEAMKVFNEIPAECSGTVVEILANDQQPVDFGKPMFRIDPSA, from the coding sequence ATGAGTAAAGGCGGAAAGCCAGGGCCCGATATTTTCGATATCGAGCGACTTCGCATGATCGTAGCGTTGATGGAAGAGCACGAATTGTCGGAGGTTGATCTCCAGCAAGGCGATGAGAAAATCAAGCTTAACCGTGGCTCTGCAGCACCAGTCTACGTGCCCACAGCGGCGCCAGCCCCCGTGGCGGCTGGCTCTGCATCCGCTCCGGCTCCGGCAGCGGCGGATCCCCATGCGAACACGATTACGATCGATGCGCCCATGATCGGCACGTTTTATTCACGTGCGAATCCTGAATCGGAGCCGTTCGTCAAAGTCGGGCAACGGGTCACCGAAGACACCATCGTCTGTATCGTCGAAGCCATGAAGGTCTTCAACGAAATTCCGGCAGAATGCAGTGGAACGGTTGTCGAGATTCTTGCCAACGATCAACAACCGGTTGACTTCGGTAAGCCCATGTTTCGTATCGATCCCAGCGCTTAA
- a CDS encoding M24 family metallopeptidase, translated as MAQRLDTLQQSLSSLEIDAMLVIDEINVRYLSGFTGDSSYLLVAPSETTILSDGRYEIQIASECPSLSPVIRPPSQLMLDLLQQVLSDSQYRRIGIESSVVSLAQYRALAAKCPEITWVETAGVVEKQRMIKDESEIQTTREAVSIAQRSFQAILPMLSPKWTERAIAHELEAKMRFLGADSASFKPIVAFDAAGALPHYQPAEIFLPKSGTILIDWGANYRGYASDITRTLWSGKISSEFERAYETVLAAQLAAIAAIRPGVQANKVDLVARDVIQKAGLGAKFNHSLGHGIGLQIHESPRMSSNCEDVLAAGMIVTVEPGVYIGNEFGIRIEDDVLVTNSGCEVLTTLAKGLDDCRLVL; from the coding sequence ATGGCTCAACGACTCGACACGCTACAGCAATCACTTTCGTCGCTCGAGATCGATGCGATGTTGGTGATCGATGAAATCAATGTTCGCTACCTTTCGGGATTTACCGGCGACAGCAGTTATTTGCTGGTCGCCCCGAGCGAAACGACGATTCTGAGCGATGGTCGCTATGAAATTCAAATTGCCAGCGAGTGCCCTTCGTTGTCGCCGGTGATTCGCCCGCCGAGCCAATTGATGTTGGATTTGCTGCAACAAGTGCTGTCCGATTCGCAATATCGACGCATTGGGATTGAATCGTCCGTTGTTTCGCTGGCTCAATACCGAGCGTTGGCCGCGAAGTGTCCCGAGATCACCTGGGTTGAAACTGCGGGAGTGGTTGAGAAACAGCGAATGATCAAGGACGAGAGTGAAATTCAGACGACCCGTGAAGCGGTTTCGATTGCCCAACGCAGTTTCCAAGCGATATTGCCGATGTTATCGCCGAAGTGGACCGAGCGCGCGATCGCTCATGAATTAGAAGCCAAAATGCGTTTCTTGGGCGCCGACTCGGCGAGTTTCAAACCGATTGTTGCGTTTGATGCCGCCGGCGCTCTGCCGCATTATCAGCCTGCGGAAATTTTTCTGCCGAAGTCGGGAACGATTTTGATCGATTGGGGGGCAAACTATCGCGGTTACGCAAGTGATATCACCCGCACCCTCTGGAGCGGAAAAATTTCTAGCGAGTTTGAGCGAGCTTATGAAACCGTTTTAGCGGCTCAATTAGCCGCGATTGCCGCAATTCGGCCTGGCGTGCAGGCCAACAAGGTGGATCTGGTCGCCCGTGATGTGATCCAAAAGGCGGGGCTCGGCGCAAAGTTCAATCACAGTCTCGGCCACGGAATCGGGCTGCAAATCCATGAATCGCCACGAATGTCGTCGAATTGTGAAGATGTGCTTGCTGCGGGTATGATAGTGACCGTCGAACCCGGGGTGTATATCGGTAACGAGTTTGGCATTCGCATCGAAGATGATGTGCTTGTGACTAATTCTGGTTGCGAAGTGCTCACTACCCTAGCAAAGGGACTCGATGATTGTCGCTTGGTGCTGTAA
- a CDS encoding RrF2 family transcriptional regulator, giving the protein MYKKTTETALAALSRLAEVYDGGKTRLSATEIAADRGLQRPFLGKVLSILAQAGLIEGARGPGGGFTFAVPPRDVKLYDVYRLFERAGDASHCPFGGGICGAGDLCPLHDRLVDVRNATDAVLHNTDFDVFRKAYAQDKGNADWRLRPSK; this is encoded by the coding sequence ATGTACAAGAAAACGACTGAAACGGCTCTCGCCGCGCTCAGCCGACTTGCCGAAGTCTATGATGGTGGGAAGACCCGTTTGTCGGCAACGGAGATCGCTGCGGATCGAGGTTTGCAGCGACCTTTTCTTGGCAAAGTGCTCTCGATACTGGCTCAGGCCGGGTTGATTGAGGGGGCGCGTGGGCCCGGCGGCGGGTTTACCTTTGCCGTGCCTCCTCGCGACGTCAAGCTTTACGACGTCTATCGCTTGTTCGAGCGTGCGGGGGACGCATCGCATTGTCCGTTTGGAGGTGGCATCTGTGGGGCTGGTGATCTTTGCCCGCTGCACGACCGGCTCGTCGATGTTCGCAACGCCACCGATGCGGTGCTTCACAATACGGACTTTGATGTTTTTCGCAAAGCGTATGCCCAGGACAAAGGGAATGCGGATTGGCGATTGCGTCCGTCGAAATGA
- the dsrP gene encoding sulfate reduction electron transfer complex DsrMKJOP subunit DsrP → MSTTNQPSAILSYPAFLRRSLSLATDGSLRFYAWMTALTAVALVGANAWANQVATGMITTNMTDHVSWGLYIANFTFCVGLAAGGVMMVIPAYLYDDEEMHKVVIIGEAVAIAAIVMCTLSVLVDLGRPDRFWHLIPGIGRFNWPMSMLTWDIIVLNGYLVINLHIVGYLLYMRYLGRKPNPVWYFPFVFLSIAWAISIHTVTAFLYCGLGGRPFWNTALLAPRFLASAFVSGPAFIILVMRVLRITSGYSAPPGPARTLIQIIRVAMVINLVMLASEIFTLFYTGGAHGVSAEYLFFGLHGHHGLVAWIWTAIAMNLLGTVLFFTPAALQRGWTRILACLLVIVGIWIEKGMGLIIPGFIPSTLHEIVEYAPSLVEWKVTAGIWAFGLLILTVMLKLIANVFTGQLNLPGSESASR, encoded by the coding sequence ATGAGCACCACCAATCAACCTTCGGCGATCTTAAGCTATCCCGCATTTTTGCGTCGCTCGCTCTCTCTCGCGACCGATGGCTCACTTAGGTTCTATGCATGGATGACGGCGTTAACCGCCGTGGCCTTGGTCGGCGCCAATGCGTGGGCGAATCAAGTCGCGACGGGGATGATCACGACCAACATGACCGACCATGTCAGTTGGGGATTGTACATCGCTAACTTTACCTTTTGCGTGGGGTTGGCGGCGGGCGGCGTGATGATGGTGATTCCCGCCTATTTGTATGACGACGAAGAGATGCACAAGGTCGTGATCATTGGCGAAGCCGTGGCGATCGCGGCGATCGTAATGTGTACGCTCAGTGTGTTGGTGGACCTTGGGCGTCCCGATCGGTTTTGGCATTTGATCCCAGGCATTGGCCGGTTCAATTGGCCGATGTCGATGTTGACCTGGGATATCATCGTGCTCAACGGTTACTTGGTGATCAATCTGCACATCGTCGGCTACTTGCTATACATGCGGTATTTGGGCCGCAAGCCGAATCCGGTGTGGTACTTCCCGTTTGTTTTCTTGTCGATTGCGTGGGCGATCAGCATCCATACGGTGACCGCGTTTCTGTATTGTGGTTTGGGTGGACGTCCGTTCTGGAACACGGCTCTGCTTGCGCCACGATTTTTGGCTTCGGCATTTGTCAGTGGGCCTGCGTTCATTATTTTGGTGATGCGAGTGCTACGGATCACCAGTGGCTATTCGGCACCGCCCGGTCCGGCAAGGACGCTGATTCAAATCATTCGCGTTGCCATGGTGATCAACTTAGTGATGTTGGCGAGTGAGATCTTTACGCTCTTTTACACCGGCGGGGCGCATGGGGTGTCCGCCGAATATTTGTTCTTTGGATTGCATGGTCATCACGGTTTGGTCGCTTGGATTTGGACTGCGATTGCAATGAATTTGCTCGGCACGGTGTTGTTCTTTACCCCTGCAGCACTGCAGCGAGGTTGGACGCGAATTTTGGCTTGTTTGCTGGTGATTGTGGGGATATGGATCGAAAAGGGGATGGGCCTCATTATCCCCGGTTTCATTCCCTCGACGTTGCACGAGATTGTCGAATACGCACCGAGTTTGGTGGAATGGAAGGTGACAGCGGGGATTTGGGCGTTCGGATTGTTGATTTTAACGGTGATGTTAAAATTGATTGCAAATGTGTTTACAGGCCAATTGAATCTGCCCGGATCGGAATCGGCTTCACGCTAA
- a CDS encoding 4Fe-4S dicluster domain-containing protein: protein MSDSQLKKSLPIVTRRTAVKGGFATLGAAAFVGAISPLRHAAKETTAAEFMQQHYQELSDEDKRKVIARLEDETKEEYGADVTIGDDRPLPGTKFVYAINLSVCNGNGKCVEACHKENNHDRATNQSYIRVLEMPKGTMDMEQGNTTYTHTVPDDGKFYLPVQCQQCDEPPCVDVCPVQATWKEEDGIVVVDYNWCIGCRYCEAACPYHARRFNWKKPEVPAAEVNPDQSYLSNRIRPQGVVEKCTYCLHRTRRGRLPACLEACPTGARVFGNILDPDSNIRWLLENKRVYVLKEELGTKPAFFYFFDK, encoded by the coding sequence ATGAGTGATTCGCAATTGAAAAAATCGTTGCCGATCGTGACTCGTCGAACGGCGGTCAAAGGCGGTTTTGCCACGCTTGGGGCGGCTGCGTTTGTTGGGGCAATCTCGCCGCTGCGTCATGCGGCCAAGGAGACAACGGCTGCGGAGTTCATGCAGCAGCACTACCAAGAGTTGAGCGATGAAGACAAACGCAAGGTGATTGCGCGTCTCGAAGATGAGACCAAAGAGGAATATGGTGCGGACGTGACGATCGGTGATGATCGCCCCCTGCCCGGCACGAAGTTCGTCTATGCAATCAATTTGAGTGTATGTAACGGCAATGGTAAGTGCGTCGAAGCGTGCCACAAAGAAAACAATCACGACCGCGCCACAAACCAGTCTTATATCCGTGTGCTGGAGATGCCCAAGGGCACGATGGATATGGAACAGGGGAATACGACGTACACGCATACCGTTCCCGACGACGGCAAGTTTTATTTGCCGGTGCAATGCCAGCAATGCGACGAGCCGCCGTGCGTCGACGTATGCCCCGTCCAAGCGACGTGGAAGGAAGAGGATGGCATCGTCGTGGTTGACTACAACTGGTGCATCGGTTGTCGCTACTGCGAAGCAGCATGCCCGTACCACGCGCGGCGTTTCAATTGGAAGAAGCCAGAGGTGCCGGCGGCGGAGGTGAACCCCGATCAAAGTTACCTCAGCAATCGCATTCGGCCTCAAGGGGTCGTGGAGAAATGCACCTATTGTTTGCACCGGACTCGGCGGGGGCGCTTGCCCGCGTGCTTAGAGGCTTGCCCCACCGGGGCGAGGGTGTTCGGCAATATCTTGGATCCTGATTCCAACATTCGCTGGCTGCTCGAGAACAAGCGTGTGTATGTATTGAAAGAAGAATTAGGGACGAAGCCCGCGTTCTTCTACTTTTTCGATAAGTAA